One Coffea arabica chloroplast, complete genome genomic window carries:
- the atpE gene encoding ATP synthase CF1 epsilon subunit, whose translation MTLNLCVLTPNRIVWDSEVKEIILPTNSGQIGVLPNHAPIATAVDIGILRIRLNGQWLTMALMGGFAKIGSNEIIVLVNDAEKGSDIDPQEAQQTLEIAEANLKKAEGKRQTIEANLALRRARTRVEAINAV comes from the coding sequence TAACGCCTAATCGAATTGTTTGGGATTCAGAAGTAAAAGAAATAATTTTACCTACTAATAGTGGTCAAATTGGCGTATTACCCAACCATGCCCCTATTGCCACAGCTGTAGATATAGGTATTTTGAGAATACGCCTTAATGGCCAATGGTTAACGATGGCTCTTATGGGTGGTTTTGCTAAAATAGGCAGTAATGAAATCATTGTTTTAGTAAATGATGCGGAGAAGGGTAGTGACATTGATCCACAAGAAGCTCAGCAAACTCTTGAAATAGCGGAAGCTAATTTGAAAAAAGCTGAAGGAAAGAGACAAACAATTGAAGCAAATCTAGCTCTCCGGCGAGCTAGGACACGGGTAGAGGCTATCAATGCGGTTTGA